agaattttggtaaattttatgtttcagaaaatttcaaacaaaagaaaaatcaaccaTTTAGTCTTtagtaatattaatatattatcataTCTTCTAactttgaataaaaaatagaagagagaaaaataaacaaaatagggctggataaactattatattttccACAATCTTTGACTTAGCCGTACGTACATTCAGGCTTTGACCAtcgtttttaacattttaaaacttgtaacaaagaaaaacaaacgcgaaaaatgaagaaaattgaAGGCGGCTTTATCACTTCATTAGCTTACGACTTATTCAATGCACTTCTTAAtccataaaattttatttttttatcatttaaaaatgtATCCACGTTAGTATTTAGTAGATAGTTCATTTATCTATATAATCTATATTACTACAGTTACGTACTTCTACTTGAATTGTAATAATATTAGTGAAAAATGAAAACTCTAATATACAGTTACGTACTTCAACACTTTTTCCACAATTATTTTCTTAACCAACTTTtaaaacacaaatttaaaaagTCCTTAAAGCGACGTTTGATTCTCTCAATTATTTCTTCTTTAACgctctttttaattaattacttTTGACATTCAACATTTAACATTCAAGACCCTTAAAACCACATCaaatacaaagaaaacaaaaccatttcccaaaaaaaaaaagagagcatgAGAAACAAAGGACAAAAACAGAACAAGTTCTTGAGAATAATCTCAGCACCTTTAAGAGCTTTAGGCAAGGCTCGTGATTTCTACGTGAGAAGCATCACCGGTTGCTCAGCTCGGACTCACTATTCATCCGCAGCCTCCGTCTCCACTCCTTTTCCAAGAAGCCGGAGCTCATCCTCCGCCGCCTTCTCCTCCTCCGCATCTACCCGGAGAACAACTGATTTTGGGATTGACGATGATTATAGCGAGCTAGTGAGAGCTGCTTCGGTTAGGAGCTTAGGGCACAAGAATGAGATCGACATGTTTTTACACGAGAAGTTGCAACAAGAGAAGCTGAGGCAAAGAGGCTTGCCGAAGAGCTCGAGCGTGGGGATGGCGAAGATAGAGGAAGAGGATGAAGCAGAGGAAGGATCTGTGAATCCCAAGATGGCAAAGAAAGTTTCTGATCTCAAGTATCCTCGTAGCAAATCATATGCTGTTACTGGTAGccctaaattttagttttatattccCTCTGTTTCCTGAAGATaagaatttttagaaaaaaatttgtttcacaatatgaaaaaattgtaaacttcaaaaaattagTTGACTTtgaaagt
The window above is part of the Brassica napus cultivar Da-Ae chromosome C8, Da-Ae, whole genome shotgun sequence genome. Proteins encoded here:
- the LOC106417812 gene encoding uncharacterized protein LOC106417812 → MRNKGQKQNKFLRIISAPLRALGKARDFYVRSITGCSARTHYSSAASVSTPFPRSRSSSSAAFSSSASTRRTTDFGIDDDYSELVRAASVRSLGHKNEIDMFLHEKLQQEKLRQRGLPKSSSVGMAKIEEEDEAEEGSVNPKMAKKVSDLKYPRSKSYAVTGSPKF